The Puntigrus tetrazona isolate hp1 chromosome 4, ASM1883169v1, whole genome shotgun sequence genome includes a window with the following:
- the tmtc2a gene encoding protein O-mannosyl-transferase TMTC2 isoform X2: MSLLVSLAWLVGWGMILLAARFYWMGNKPPNFSNSDNPAADSPHFLTRALTFLYLPAVNAWLLLCPDKLSFDWSMDAIPLLRSIADWRNLQSVLFYSGFALMSWFGLRNPSLQSSKSSETNGKSHMSNGKSATNGYTHNHDDNHYRDSPKRNGYHKPPKSHPKSLPATESVVVFSLGLLVLPFIPATNMFFYVGFVVAERVLYIPSMGFCLLVTVGLRSMFVRCRSRCSRAFLLSCAAGLVLLYSLKTVRRNQDWESEEMLYKSGIAVNPAKAWGNLGNVLKNQGKMAEAERAYRNALYYRGNMADMLYNLGLLLQESERFSEALRYYKLAIGSRPTLASAYLNVGIILVSQGNIEEAKRTFHTCADIPDENLKDPHAHKSSVTSCLYNLGKLLHEQGQHEEALSMYKEAVQKMPRQFAPQSLYNMMGEAYMRMNNLEEAGHWYRESLKAKPDHIPAHLTYGKLLSIMGQKSEAEHYFLKAIELDPARGNCYMHYGQFLLEESRLGEAAAMAQKAAELDSSEFDVVFSAAHMLRQASLNEAAERYYGKAADLRPGHPAALMNLGAILHLNGKLKEAESNYLRALQLKPDDLITQSNLHKLWNVMQKQGLRASGT, encoded by the exons ATGAGCTTGCTAGTCAGTCTAGCATGGCTGGTTGGTTGGGGGATGATTCTTCTAGCAGCTCGCTTTTACTGGATGGGAAACAAACCTCCAAACTTTTCCAACTCTGACAACCCTGCAGCCGACTCGCCTCACTTCCTGACTAGAGCGCTCACTTTCCTGTACCTGCCAGCCGTCAATGCCTGGCTCCTCCTCTGCCCTGACAAACTCAGCTTTGATTGGTCAATGGATGCCATTCCTCTGCTCAGATCCATTGCTGATTGGCGGAACCTTCAGTCGGTTTTGTTTTACTCAGGATTCGCTCTCATGTCATGGTTTGGCTTGAGAAACCCATCACTACAGTCCTCTAAAAGCAGCGAAACCAATGGAAAATCACATATGAGCAATGGAAAGTCTGCAACTAATGGATACACTCATAATCATGACGACAATCACTACAGGGACTCTCCCAAAAGAAATGGATATCACAAACCACccaaatcacatccaaaatccCTCCCAGCCACAGAGAGTGTGGTGGTCTTTTCCCTCGGGCTGCTGGTTTTGCCCTTCATCCCAGCCACTAATATGTTCTTCTACGTGGGCTTTGTGGTGGCCGAGCGGGTGCTGTACATCCCCAGTATGGGCTTCTGTCTGCTCGTGACCGTTGGGTTGAGGAGCATGTTTGTTCGCTGCAGGTCGAGATGCTCCAGAGCGTTCCTGCTGAGCTGTGCTGCAGGTCTCGTGCTTCTCTACAGCCTGAAGACCGTGAGGAGGAACCAGGACTGGGAGAGCGAGGAGATGCTGTACAAGTCTGGCATTGCTGTAAACCCTGCTAAAG CTTGGGGTAACCTGGGTAATGTGCTGAAGAACCAGGGAAAGATGGCTGAGGCAGAGAGAGCATATAGAAATGCTCTTTATTACCGTGGAAATATGGCAGATATGCTCTACAACCT TGGTTTGCTGCTACAAGAGAGTGAGCGTTTCTCTGAGGCTCTGCGTTACTACAAACTGGCCATCGGGAGCAGACCGACTCTGGCCT CGGCATACTTGAACGTGGGCATCATCCTGGTCTCCCAGGGCAATATCGAAGAGGCCAAGCGGACATTTCACACTTGCGCTGACATCCCCGATGAGAACCTGAAGGACCCTCATGCCCACAAGAGCTCCGTCACCAGCTGCTTGTACAACCTCGGCAAACTGCTTCATGAGCAGGGCCAGCACGAG GAGGCGCTGTCCATGTATAAAGAAGCTGTCCAAAAAATGCCACGACAGTTTGCACCGCAGAGTTTGTACAATATGATGG GTGAGGCGTATATGAGGATGAATAATCTAGAGGAGGCAGGGCACTGGTACAGAGAGTCACTGAAGGCCAAACCTGACCATATTCCTGCCCACCTGACCTATGGAAAACTGCTGTCTATCATG GGACAGAAGTCTGAAGCAGAGCATTACTTCCTGAAGGCAATAGAGCTGGATCCTGCCAGAGGAAACTGCTACATGCATTACG GTCAGTTTCTGTTGGAAGAGTCTCGTCTGGGAGAGGCAGCAGCGATGGCTCAGAAAGCTGCAGAGCTGGACAGTTCAGAGTTTGACGTGGTGTTCAGCGCTGCTCACATGCTCAG ACAGGCCAGTCTGAACGAGGCAGCTGAAAGGTATTATGGGAAGGCAGCTGATTTAAGACCTGGT CATCCTGCAGCTCTGATGAATCTCGGGGCGATTCTTCACCTTAACGGGAAGCTGAAGGAAGCCGAGAGCAACTACCTCCGAGCGCTGCAGCTCAAACCAGACGACCTCATCACTCAGTCCAACCTCCACAAACTCTGGAACGTCATGCAGAAACAGGGTCTGCGAGCCTCTGGGACGTGA
- the tmtc2a gene encoding protein O-mannosyl-transferase TMTC2 isoform X1 produces the protein MIVELVCSAVALLLYMNTLSADFCYDDSRAIKTNQDLLPDTPWMNILYDDFWGTLLTHSGSHKSFRPLCTLSFRLNYALGGLDPRGYHLVNVGLHCCVTVLFTAFCRLLLGGGPWSLLAGLLFASHPIHSEAVAGVVGRADVGAAFCFLLSLICYTQYCHLRSKAVHTDGVVWRTALWLAGSLGAAAAALLWKEQGVTVLAVSAVYDLCVVHRLRLRQAVMMVLKRKNMSLLVSLAWLVGWGMILLAARFYWMGNKPPNFSNSDNPAADSPHFLTRALTFLYLPAVNAWLLLCPDKLSFDWSMDAIPLLRSIADWRNLQSVLFYSGFALMSWFGLRNPSLQSSKSSETNGKSHMSNGKSATNGYTHNHDDNHYRDSPKRNGYHKPPKSHPKSLPATESVVVFSLGLLVLPFIPATNMFFYVGFVVAERVLYIPSMGFCLLVTVGLRSMFVRCRSRCSRAFLLSCAAGLVLLYSLKTVRRNQDWESEEMLYKSGIAVNPAKAWGNLGNVLKNQGKMAEAERAYRNALYYRGNMADMLYNLGLLLQESERFSEALRYYKLAIGSRPTLASAYLNVGIILVSQGNIEEAKRTFHTCADIPDENLKDPHAHKSSVTSCLYNLGKLLHEQGQHEEALSMYKEAVQKMPRQFAPQSLYNMMGEAYMRMNNLEEAGHWYRESLKAKPDHIPAHLTYGKLLSIMGQKSEAEHYFLKAIELDPARGNCYMHYGQFLLEESRLGEAAAMAQKAAELDSSEFDVVFSAAHMLRQASLNEAAERYYGKAADLRPGHPAALMNLGAILHLNGKLKEAESNYLRALQLKPDDLITQSNLHKLWNVMQKQGLRASGT, from the exons CCgagcaatcaaaaccaaccAAGACCTCCTACCAGACACTCCATGGATGAACATCCTGTACGATGACTTTTGGGGCACTCTGCTCACCCACAGCGGCAGCCACAAATCTTTCCGCCCCCTCTGCACTCTCTCTTTTCGCCTCAATTATGCCCTGGGCGGCTTGGACCCCCGGGGCTACCACCTGGTCAACGTGGGCCTGCACTGCTGCGTCACTGTGCTCTTCACTGCTTTCTGTCGCCTCCTGCTGGGTGGAGGACCGTGGAGCCTGTTGGCGGGTCTGCTCTTCGCCTCGCATCCCATACACTCTGAAGCGGTAGCGGGGGTGGTGGGGCGAGCAGATGTGGGtgcagctttttgcttcttGTTGTCCCTGATATGTTACACACAGTACTGCCATCTTAGGTCCAAAGCAGTGCACACGGATGGGGTTGTGTGGCGGACAGCGCTGTGGCTTGCTGGGAGTCTGGGTGCTGCTGCGGCAGCTTTACTGTGGAAGGAGCAGGGAGTGACTGTTCTGGCCGTGTCAGCCGTTTATGACCTCTGTGTTGTGCATCGTTTGAGACTCCGGCAAGCAGTAATGATGGTGCTGAAG AGGAAGAACATGAGCTTGCTAGTCAGTCTAGCATGGCTGGTTGGTTGGGGGATGATTCTTCTAGCAGCTCGCTTTTACTGGATGGGAAACAAACCTCCAAACTTTTCCAACTCTGACAACCCTGCAGCCGACTCGCCTCACTTCCTGACTAGAGCGCTCACTTTCCTGTACCTGCCAGCCGTCAATGCCTGGCTCCTCCTCTGCCCTGACAAACTCAGCTTTGATTGGTCAATGGATGCCATTCCTCTGCTCAGATCCATTGCTGATTGGCGGAACCTTCAGTCGGTTTTGTTTTACTCAGGATTCGCTCTCATGTCATGGTTTGGCTTGAGAAACCCATCACTACAGTCCTCTAAAAGCAGCGAAACCAATGGAAAATCACATATGAGCAATGGAAAGTCTGCAACTAATGGATACACTCATAATCATGACGACAATCACTACAGGGACTCTCCCAAAAGAAATGGATATCACAAACCACccaaatcacatccaaaatccCTCCCAGCCACAGAGAGTGTGGTGGTCTTTTCCCTCGGGCTGCTGGTTTTGCCCTTCATCCCAGCCACTAATATGTTCTTCTACGTGGGCTTTGTGGTGGCCGAGCGGGTGCTGTACATCCCCAGTATGGGCTTCTGTCTGCTCGTGACCGTTGGGTTGAGGAGCATGTTTGTTCGCTGCAGGTCGAGATGCTCCAGAGCGTTCCTGCTGAGCTGTGCTGCAGGTCTCGTGCTTCTCTACAGCCTGAAGACCGTGAGGAGGAACCAGGACTGGGAGAGCGAGGAGATGCTGTACAAGTCTGGCATTGCTGTAAACCCTGCTAAAG CTTGGGGTAACCTGGGTAATGTGCTGAAGAACCAGGGAAAGATGGCTGAGGCAGAGAGAGCATATAGAAATGCTCTTTATTACCGTGGAAATATGGCAGATATGCTCTACAACCT TGGTTTGCTGCTACAAGAGAGTGAGCGTTTCTCTGAGGCTCTGCGTTACTACAAACTGGCCATCGGGAGCAGACCGACTCTGGCCT CGGCATACTTGAACGTGGGCATCATCCTGGTCTCCCAGGGCAATATCGAAGAGGCCAAGCGGACATTTCACACTTGCGCTGACATCCCCGATGAGAACCTGAAGGACCCTCATGCCCACAAGAGCTCCGTCACCAGCTGCTTGTACAACCTCGGCAAACTGCTTCATGAGCAGGGCCAGCACGAG GAGGCGCTGTCCATGTATAAAGAAGCTGTCCAAAAAATGCCACGACAGTTTGCACCGCAGAGTTTGTACAATATGATGG GTGAGGCGTATATGAGGATGAATAATCTAGAGGAGGCAGGGCACTGGTACAGAGAGTCACTGAAGGCCAAACCTGACCATATTCCTGCCCACCTGACCTATGGAAAACTGCTGTCTATCATG GGACAGAAGTCTGAAGCAGAGCATTACTTCCTGAAGGCAATAGAGCTGGATCCTGCCAGAGGAAACTGCTACATGCATTACG GTCAGTTTCTGTTGGAAGAGTCTCGTCTGGGAGAGGCAGCAGCGATGGCTCAGAAAGCTGCAGAGCTGGACAGTTCAGAGTTTGACGTGGTGTTCAGCGCTGCTCACATGCTCAG ACAGGCCAGTCTGAACGAGGCAGCTGAAAGGTATTATGGGAAGGCAGCTGATTTAAGACCTGGT CATCCTGCAGCTCTGATGAATCTCGGGGCGATTCTTCACCTTAACGGGAAGCTGAAGGAAGCCGAGAGCAACTACCTCCGAGCGCTGCAGCTCAAACCAGACGACCTCATCACTCAGTCCAACCTCCACAAACTCTGGAACGTCATGCAGAAACAGGGTCTGCGAGCCTCTGGGACGTGA